The Desulfovibrio sp. genome segment GGCAATACGATTTTCTGAATGCTGCCGCCATCGGTATAGTAAAATCGGCAGTCAGGTGTGCCGCGCTGGCCCCGAACGTTTGCGCCGGGGTCCTTGACCTGCATATACCAGCCCTGGCTTTCAATGGTTTTGGAAACGTCCGTGCCGATCTCCGCCAGCAACTGCACTTTTTGTGTCTGTGAAAGCGTGATGCCAGCGCGGATGGCCCCAAAGTTCTTGAAACGGTTGATGGTATCCAGGCAGGCGGTACGCACGGCCCCGTAGCCGTCTTCGTTGTACGGCAAGGATTTCACTGCCTTGAACAGATCAAGCAGGTTAAGCTGCAAGGCATCCTTGAGGGCAATGGCGTTGATATAGGTGTCTGCCCAATCCCACTTGCCGGAGACTTGCCCGGGCTGGAAGAACTTGAACTGGGCCGAGGCCGTGGCAAAGTCCGCATAGCAGTTGTACCCGTTATCCAGCAGGGCATCATACTGCTCATCATTGCCGCAGGTTACTGCCAGCCCTTCGCCCTGCTTGAATGCTAGGGTAAGCCGCCCGTTGTACTGGTCAAAATTGATACTGGCGATGGTGCCCATGACCCAAGCGGCAAGCTGGGCGCTATTGTACACGGGAATGGTGCCGTCAAGAGCAAGCTCGGAGTCAATGCGATAACCGGCCGAGGCCTTGGAACCCTGCACCTTGGCGGCATTGTCCGTGTCCCACATGGCATAGACGAATCTTGTGTCATAGCCCGCGCACCATGTGGCCAGTTCCAGCTTGTCTTCAAGCTGCGGCTCCCACGTGGTGGAAAAGCTCACCCAGTCCCGGGCGTAGTCGAGCACGTTTTTGCAGCAAGCTGTCAGCGTCTGGGCATCAATGCCCGGAGACTGCACGGCCCCGGCCTGTTCGGTAAGGTTAAGCAGTTCGGCAAGCCCGGGGGTTTCCCCCGGGGCGGCATAGCTGACGGACGAAGCCGCGCCGGAGGTGGCGCTGCTGATCTGGAACGCCTTGGTCTGGCTGCTGTATGTAACAGTTGCCGCACCATCAAATGTGGTGGTCAGGATCTGCGCCGCCTCGCTGAAGCTGGTGACGGTCGAAAGATTAATGCCCACAAGGCTGCGGGGCGTTCCGTCAATGCTGATGGTCAATGTAGCGTTGGCAACGGCCTTGAGGGCGGCAATATCGCCGTCATACGCCGCGCCGCGCAACCAGCCGGGTGCGGCAACATCGCGCCAGGGCGCAAATAAAATCTTGCCCGGCAGATAATCCGTGTTGGTATAGCCCTTGAAATACTGCGCGGCCATTGCAGCTTCCGGCGAGGTGTCGCCAAAATAGGCGGCCACAGCGGCAGCGGACGAAAACTGTAGAACCCTGGCCGATGGGGGCAAGGAGGATTTGGTGAGCACAAGGCCTGCGAAGGTGAGGCCCTTGGTGCCGCTGTCCATGACGCGGGGTACTATTTGTACGAGCTTGTCTGCATTGACGCTCATTGTCTGCTCCT includes the following:
- a CDS encoding DUF3383 domain-containing protein, whose amino-acid sequence is MSVNADKLVQIVPRVMDSGTKGLTFAGLVLTKSSLPPSARVLQFSSAAAVAAYFGDTSPEAAMAAQYFKGYTNTDYLPGKILFAPWRDVAAPGWLRGAAYDGDIAALKAVANATLTISIDGTPRSLVGINLSTVTSFSEAAQILTTTFDGAATVTYSSQTKAFQISSATSGAASSVSYAAPGETPGLAELLNLTEQAGAVQSPGIDAQTLTACCKNVLDYARDWVSFSTTWEPQLEDKLELATWCAGYDTRFVYAMWDTDNAAKVQGSKASAGYRIDSELALDGTIPVYNSAQLAAWVMGTIASINFDQYNGRLTLAFKQGEGLAVTCGNDEQYDALLDNGYNCYADFATASAQFKFFQPGQVSGKWDWADTYINAIALKDALQLNLLDLFKAVKSLPYNEDGYGAVRTACLDTINRFKNFGAIRAGITLSQTQKVQLLAEIGTDVSKTIESQGWYMQVKDPGANVRGQRGTPDCRFYYTDGGSIQKIVLPATAIQ